From the genome of Streptococcus marmotae, one region includes:
- a CDS encoding CapA family protein — MKRRRDRIGKRRRQQRKRWIRQALFLLLLACLGVGLFYGGQALLALFSRKSDTTIPSLETPASSVQQEKVQTARIMAHGDLLYHDIIYWSAQQADGQYDFTENFTYVKPWIEQADFAIADFEGTISPDYPLGGYPLFNAPASVARAIQQTGYDLVDLAHNHILDSQLSGLLSTVDTFRQVGVDTVGVYRDGNRSTAPLYIKEVNGIKIAVLAYAYGFNGMEANLTQEEYENYLSDLNVDKIKSELERAEAEADITIVMPQMGIEYQLEPTEEQVTLYRQMVEWGADIIFGGHPHVAEPTEIIEKDGERKLIVYSMGNFLSNQRMETMEGVNNFQWTERGVLMDVTLEKKEGKTRIQTAKAHPTWVSRVPKEGTDLFTYQTFVLEDFIEGGPHRHQLDEETKARIDVAYQEMNDFMGLNW; from the coding sequence ATGAAGAGAAGACGAGATCGTATCGGAAAACGGAGACGGCAGCAGCGAAAAAGATGGATAAGACAGGCTTTGTTTCTGCTGTTATTGGCTTGCTTGGGCGTAGGATTGTTTTATGGTGGACAGGCGCTTTTGGCCTTGTTTTCTCGTAAGAGTGATACGACAATTCCGTCTTTGGAAACGCCGGCATCGTCAGTGCAGCAGGAGAAGGTTCAGACGGCAAGGATTATGGCCCATGGGGATTTGCTCTATCATGATATTATCTACTGGAGTGCACAACAAGCTGATGGTCAGTATGATTTTACAGAGAACTTTACCTATGTCAAACCTTGGATTGAGCAGGCTGATTTTGCCATAGCAGATTTTGAGGGAACCATTTCGCCAGACTACCCCTTGGGAGGCTATCCTTTGTTTAATGCCCCAGCCTCAGTTGCGAGGGCTATTCAGCAGACGGGATACGATTTGGTTGATTTGGCCCACAATCACATCCTTGATTCTCAGTTATCTGGTTTGCTATCAACCGTCGATACTTTTAGGCAGGTTGGTGTGGATACCGTAGGGGTGTATCGTGATGGCAATCGCTCAACAGCACCTCTTTATATCAAGGAAGTTAATGGAATTAAAATTGCTGTCCTTGCCTATGCCTACGGTTTTAATGGCATGGAGGCAAACCTCACGCAAGAAGAATATGAAAACTATTTATCTGACCTTAATGTAGACAAGATTAAATCTGAATTAGAACGAGCGGAAGCAGAAGCTGATATCACGATTGTCATGCCACAGATGGGGATTGAATACCAGTTAGAACCAACAGAAGAGCAGGTTACTCTCTATCGTCAAATGGTAGAATGGGGAGCAGACATCATTTTCGGAGGCCATCCACATGTAGCAGAGCCAACGGAAATCATTGAAAAAGATGGCGAGCGAAAGCTCATTGTTTATTCTATGGGGAATTTTTTGTCTAATCAGCGCATGGAAACCATGGAAGGAGTCAACAACTTCCAATGGACAGAACGTGGCGTTTTAATGGATGTTACCCTTGAAAAGAAAGAAGGAAAGACACGAATTCAGACGGCAAAAGCTCATCCGACCTGGGTCAGTCGTGTGCCAAAAGAAGGAACGGACTTGTTTACCTATCAAACCTTTGTACTAGAGGACTTTATAGAAGGCGGTCCACATCGTCATCAATTAGATGAAGAAACCAAGGCGCGAATTGATGTCGCCTATCAAGAGATGAACGACTTTATGGGATTAAACTGGTAA
- a CDS encoding Cof-type HAD-IIB family hydrolase, translating to MKIKAVVTDMDGTFLDDRGGFDRTRFERVLEQLEKRGIPFIVASGNGLERLLDLFVDFEDRIFFLAENGGLFYHKGQTIFRKTLDRHLIEELIRHYQPRVADYCLMVSSDTTMYIDEQAPQPFEETDLAITVEQLQAFWDKIVRLPSLLELPADAAITHAGFWVPEELVADLVTDCNEVFGEHLLAVTSGYGSVSILPKGVHKAWGLEQILQPLGIDASEVLAFGDSDNDLELLAYAGYSYAMENASERVQTTAKFCAPSHTEQGVLQVIENVVLGANSFY from the coding sequence ATGAAGATAAAAGCAGTTGTAACGGATATGGATGGGACCTTTTTAGATGATCGTGGAGGGTTTGATCGTACTCGCTTTGAGCGGGTTTTGGAGCAATTGGAAAAGCGAGGGATTCCCTTTATTGTCGCAAGTGGCAATGGTCTGGAACGCTTGCTCGATCTTTTTGTGGACTTTGAAGACCGGATTTTCTTTCTGGCGGAAAACGGTGGCCTCTTTTACCACAAGGGGCAAACGATTTTTCGTAAGACCTTGGACCGTCATCTAATAGAAGAATTGATTCGCCATTATCAACCAAGGGTAGCAGACTATTGTTTAATGGTTTCAAGTGATACGACGATGTATATTGATGAGCAGGCTCCCCAGCCTTTTGAGGAGACAGACTTAGCGATTACAGTAGAGCAACTTCAGGCCTTTTGGGATAAGATTGTCCGCCTGCCAAGTTTACTTGAACTGCCAGCTGATGCTGCGATTACGCATGCAGGTTTTTGGGTGCCAGAAGAGTTGGTTGCAGATTTGGTGACGGATTGCAATGAAGTTTTTGGAGAACACTTGCTTGCTGTTACGAGTGGTTATGGTTCGGTGAGTATTTTACCAAAGGGTGTCCATAAGGCTTGGGGCTTGGAGCAAATCTTGCAACCGCTTGGTATTGATGCTAGTGAAGTTCTGGCTTTTGGCGATAGTGACAATGACTTGGAACTGTTGGCCTATGCCGGCTATTCTTATGCCATGGAAAATGCGTCTGAGCGTGTTCAGACTACTGCTAAATTCTGTGCACCGTCGCATACAGAACAAGGTGTTCTACAGGTGATAGAGAATGTAGTCTTAGGGGCAAACTCGTTCTATTGA
- a CDS encoding alpha/beta hydrolase, with protein MLAIVLLVLVFLSAVFLRPKLNQTSYVQSTIPTLFFHGYGSSANAEKHMTQAARKAGVTQTIIRANVDTEGQVTLLGEIPTGAINPIVEVNYQDNRNADYHQDARYAKAVVMKLQETYGFREINMVGHSMGNMSILFYLLDYAHEQNLPQLQKVVHIANHVNGLEGRDLPADPSLDEQTGQPKKMSTSYQELLALRDRYPKQQIDVLNVYGDLEGQSDGSVLNVSSKSLKYLVSERATSYTEERITGKGAQHSQLHENPEVDRLLLDFLWGVN; from the coding sequence ATGCTTGCTATTGTCCTTCTTGTCCTTGTTTTTTTGAGTGCTGTCTTCCTACGTCCTAAACTGAATCAGACGAGCTATGTACAATCGACTATTCCCACCCTATTTTTTCATGGTTATGGTAGTAGTGCGAATGCGGAGAAGCATATGACTCAAGCAGCAAGGAAAGCTGGAGTGACGCAGACCATTATTCGAGCAAATGTGGATACAGAAGGGCAGGTTACCTTGCTAGGAGAGATTCCGACAGGCGCAATCAATCCGATTGTCGAAGTGAATTATCAAGATAATCGGAATGCGGACTATCATCAAGATGCTCGTTATGCCAAGGCCGTCGTGATGAAATTACAAGAAACGTATGGATTTAGAGAAATAAACATGGTTGGTCATTCGATGGGAAATATGTCTATTCTCTTTTATCTCTTGGATTATGCCCATGAACAGAACCTGCCTCAGTTGCAGAAGGTGGTCCATATTGCCAATCATGTCAATGGCTTAGAAGGACGGGATTTGCCGGCAGATCCTAGTTTAGATGAACAGACAGGCCAGCCTAAGAAGATGAGTACTAGCTATCAAGAGTTGCTTGCGCTACGTGACCGATATCCAAAGCAGCAAATAGATGTATTGAATGTCTATGGTGATCTAGAAGGTCAATCTGATGGTTCTGTTTTGAATGTCTCGTCAAAGAGTTTGAAATACTTAGTTTCTGAAAGAGCAACATCCTATACGGAAGAGAGGATAACTGGTAAAGGTGCCCAACATAGCCAATTACATGAGAATCCAGAAGTAGACAGACTATTGCTTGATTTTTTGTGGGGAGTAAATTAA
- a CDS encoding ABC transporter permease, producing the protein MKRYVKLYYYNVKAFLIAAMSYRMDFFIGLLSSLVEQIVYLIFLNVLFGNIREIAGFSYGQMLFIYGISTIGRSVHLIFFDNLWMFGSRYIREGEFERLMILPVNPLFQLISERVQLQGIGTTLVGIIATSKAYHLLQLHWEVTDYLLFTLSCICIGLLYAAIQLGPTALAFWTVESFPITMGIFSLNQMAQYPIRIYPTAIQILLTLVFPYAFTSYFPALHFLNISSIGLLLPLVVLTIFSINYTLFRYGMKKFSSVGN; encoded by the coding sequence ATGAAACGATACGTAAAACTTTACTATTACAATGTCAAGGCCTTTTTGATTGCTGCCATGTCCTATCGGATGGATTTCTTTATCGGACTACTGTCATCTCTCGTCGAACAAATTGTCTATCTTATCTTCTTAAATGTTCTTTTTGGTAATATCAGGGAAATCGCAGGCTTTTCTTATGGCCAAATGCTCTTTATCTACGGTATTTCAACCATTGGACGGTCTGTTCATTTGATTTTCTTTGATAATTTATGGATGTTTGGCAGCCGCTATATTCGTGAAGGAGAATTTGAGCGATTGATGATTTTACCTGTCAACCCCCTCTTTCAACTGATTTCAGAACGAGTGCAATTGCAAGGAATCGGAACAACTCTGGTCGGGATCATTGCAACCAGCAAGGCCTATCACCTCTTACAACTCCATTGGGAAGTGACAGATTATCTCTTGTTTACCCTAAGTTGTATCTGTATCGGCCTGCTCTACGCAGCCATTCAGCTAGGACCAACTGCTCTTGCCTTCTGGACAGTCGAATCCTTCCCCATTACCATGGGAATTTTCTCACTCAATCAAATGGCGCAATATCCGATTCGCATTTACCCAACCGCCATCCAAATTCTCCTTACCCTCGTCTTCCCTTACGCCTTTACCTCCTACTTCCCTGCCCTTCATTTCCTAAACATCAGTTCCATCGGACTCCTCCTCCCCCTCGTCGTCCTCACCATCTTCAGCATAAACTACACCCTATTTCGATACGGCATGAAAAAATTCAGCAGTGTAGGGAATTAA
- a CDS encoding ABC transporter permease — translation MTKYLHVTKQMLLLQLQYKSFFLATLISMLLKILVSLFVWKTIFASQSEVNGYSLATFTTYIIFANLLNNLNNFGIGRDLARSIVRGDITGELLYPYSPITALFFQDFGLKIIEAGKFILVLLVVPMVNPNFYLPDIKTLGIFVLTSLIGMFMVQLMDLGFGLLSFYTVNTWGLFILREGIFSLSAGVLLPLSFYPAPIAKLLSFLPYSFAVNFPITILLEKEVDPSLFWLQLIWAPLLAGLMYVLWQGAKKRLVIFGG, via the coding sequence ATGACTAAGTACCTTCATGTCACAAAACAGATGTTGTTGCTTCAATTGCAGTACAAGTCCTTTTTCCTAGCAACCCTGATTTCCATGTTGCTAAAAATACTGGTATCTCTATTTGTGTGGAAGACGATTTTCGCTAGTCAATCGGAGGTCAATGGTTACAGCCTTGCAACCTTTACGACCTATATTATCTTTGCCAATCTCTTGAACAATCTCAATAATTTTGGAATCGGACGCGATCTGGCTAGATCTATCGTCAGAGGGGATATTACAGGCGAACTGCTCTATCCCTACTCCCCCATTACCGCCCTTTTCTTTCAAGATTTCGGTCTGAAAATCATCGAAGCTGGAAAATTCATATTGGTGTTACTGGTCGTTCCGATGGTCAATCCTAACTTTTATTTGCCGGACATAAAAACCTTAGGCATCTTTGTTCTGACTAGCCTGATTGGAATGTTCATGGTGCAATTGATGGATTTGGGCTTTGGACTGCTCTCCTTTTACACCGTCAACACATGGGGACTCTTTATCTTGCGAGAAGGTATTTTCAGCCTATCAGCAGGCGTGCTATTACCCTTAAGTTTTTATCCAGCACCAATTGCCAAACTACTCAGCTTTTTACCTTATAGTTTTGCAGTTAATTTTCCGATTACTATTCTCTTGGAAAAAGAAGTGGATCCTAGCCTTTTCTGGCTACAATTGATTTGGGCTCCTCTTCTAGCTGGACTGATGTATGTCCTTTGGCAAGGAGCTAAAAAACGCTTGGTCATTTTTGGAGGGTAG
- a CDS encoding ABC transporter ATP-binding protein translates to MIEAHHLSKTYTIVDKEAGLLGSIKSFFQPKKRYIPAVQDISLSVQKGEIIGYIGSNGSGKSTTIKMLTGVLYPDHGQVLINGLESAKERTAVNRQIGVLFGQKSHLKWDIPVIESFFLHAKIYDVPNQLYQERLTRLTKLLELESILHQPIRNLSLGQRVKCEFAAIFLHQPAVVFLDEPTIGLDASVKELIRNFIRTMNEEYQTTFLITSHDMQDIETLCERIIIIDKGQKVYDGSLIHLKENFSKVKTIAFTSHTAIETPLEAPYLEWEQVDSHHFEIHYQTEHHSNAHIIQLAFTHYPIDDVTMKEVTIEQIVKRIYEGGLHD, encoded by the coding sequence ATGATCGAAGCACATCATTTATCAAAAACTTACACGATTGTTGATAAGGAAGCGGGCCTACTAGGCTCAATAAAATCCTTCTTTCAGCCTAAAAAACGCTATATTCCAGCAGTTCAGGATATTTCCCTATCCGTTCAAAAAGGAGAAATCATTGGCTATATCGGCTCAAATGGGAGCGGAAAATCGACAACCATCAAAATGCTAACTGGAGTGCTGTATCCCGATCACGGGCAGGTCTTGATTAACGGTCTGGAATCAGCCAAGGAACGAACAGCTGTCAATCGGCAAATCGGTGTCTTATTTGGCCAAAAATCCCACCTCAAATGGGATATTCCTGTCATCGAATCCTTCTTTCTTCATGCCAAGATTTACGATGTTCCAAACCAACTTTACCAAGAACGCCTCACACGTCTGACAAAACTTTTGGAATTAGAGAGTATTCTCCATCAGCCCATTCGCAATCTTTCACTCGGTCAGCGGGTCAAGTGTGAATTTGCGGCTATTTTCCTCCACCAACCTGCTGTCGTCTTTTTAGATGAGCCAACTATTGGACTGGATGCCAGTGTCAAGGAGTTGATTCGCAACTTCATCCGCACCATGAATGAGGAATACCAAACGACTTTTCTGATTACCTCTCATGATATGCAAGACATCGAAACCCTCTGCGAGCGCATTATCATCATTGATAAGGGGCAGAAAGTCTATGACGGCAGCCTCATCCATTTAAAAGAGAATTTTTCCAAGGTCAAAACCATTGCCTTTACAAGCCATACAGCGATTGAAACACCGCTAGAAGCTCCTTATCTTGAATGGGAACAAGTGGATTCACATCATTTTGAGATTCATTACCAGACAGAACACCATAGCAATGCCCACATTATTCAGTTGGCTTTCACCCATTATCCTATTGATGATGTCACCATGAAGGAAGTCACGATTGAACAGATTGTCAAGCGCATTTACGAGGGGGGCTTACATGACTAA
- a CDS encoding teichoic acid D-Ala incorporation-associated protein DltX codes for MNKYQTICKFLGQTLLYFVIFLGLLYFFSYLGQGQGGFIYNEF; via the coding sequence ATGAATAAGTATCAAACCATTTGTAAGTTTTTAGGGCAGACCTTGCTGTATTTCGTGATTTTTCTGGGCCTATTGTACTTTTTTTCCTACCTTGGACAAGGTCAAGGTGGCTTTATTTACAATGAATTTTAG